The DNA sequence CAGGATTCCGGCCGGGTGACCGGGCAGCACCTCGTCGACGATCTGGCTCATCCGGTAGTTGGTGCCCTGCTCGAGGCCCTTGACCAGCGACACCACCGGCACCCACGGGCGCAATTCGCGGGCCAACTCGGTCAGCACGTTGCGGAATCCGTGGGACGGCACCCCCATGACGATGACGTCGGCGCATTCGGCGGCTTCGGAGAAGTCGGTGGTGGCGCGCAGGGTGTGCGCCAGTTCGACCTCGTCGCCGAGGTACTTCGAATTGCGGTGGTTCTGGTTGATGTCGTCGGCGGTCTCCTGCGAGCGCACCCACTGCAGCGTCGGGCCGCGCCGGGCGCAGATGGAGGCCACGGTGGTGCCCCAGGATCCGCCCCCGAGGACGACGACTTTGGGTTCGCGCTGTGCAGGTGCCATGGCGATCAGATTAGGACTGCGCGGGCGCACCGAGGGTGGCTTTCGCCGTGCCGGTGTGAGTGCGCGGGCAACGTCTGGCTTTCGTGGGCATCTTGATGCTCAGTCCTGATGCTAATGTGGCAGCATGCGCACGACCATCCGCATCGATGACGCGCTGTACCGCGAAGTGAAGGAGCGTGCGGCCCGTTCCGGCCGCACGGTGGCGGCGGTGCTCGAGGACGCGGTGCGTCGCGGCCTCAACCCGGCCGACCGGGGTGCACGGAGCCTGTTCGTGGTGCAGGCGAGCGGCAGCGGCGGGTTGCGACCCGGCGTGGACCTTGCCTCGAATGCCGCGGTGTCGGACGTGATGGAGGAAGGGGACAGCCTCGGTGCGATGCGTTGACACCAACGTCCTCGTCTACGCGCACCGGTCCGATCTCGTCGAGCACAACGACTATCGGGAAATACTCGAGATCTGGGCCAACGACGACGAACCCCTTGGTGTCCCAGACGTGGTGCTGAGCGGTTTCGTGCGGATCATGACCAACCGGCGGGTTTTTCGTGAGCCCACCAGCCCCGCAGAGGCGTGGGCGGCTGTGCAGGCGCTACGCGACGCTCCTGCGGTCGTCGCTTTGCGGCCGACAGAGCGTCACTGGGATTTGTTCCGGCAGCTCGCCACCGACATCGACGCGCGCGGCAACGACGTG is a window from the Mycolicibacterium poriferae genome containing:
- a CDS encoding ribbon-helix-helix domain-containing protein encodes the protein MRTTIRIDDALYREVKERAARSGRTVAAVLEDAVRRGLNPADRGARSLFVVQASGSGGLRPGVDLASNAAVSDVMEEGDSLGAMR
- a CDS encoding type II toxin-antitoxin system VapC family toxin codes for the protein MRCVDTNVLVYAHRSDLVEHNDYREILEIWANDDEPLGVPDVVLSGFVRIMTNRRVFREPTSPAEAWAAVQALRDAPAVVALRPTERHWDLFRQLATDIDARGNDVPDAYLAAYALENNATFYSADRGFARFRCITWRHPLEE